A genomic segment from Candidatus Brocadia sinica JPN1 encodes:
- the argH gene encoding argininosuccinate lyase: MKQKKPWGGRFTKQTASSVESFTESVSFDWRLYQYDIEGSIAHATMLAKCKLITEKEKDAIVKGLKEILAEIEAEKFEFKKSLEDVHMNIESALIERIGEAGKKLHTARSRNDQVALDLRLWTRNQTRETIGLLAALQKEFVRKGKAVFGLIMPGFTHLQHAQPVLVSHYLLAYVEMLERDKTRLQDCLARLNKSPLGACALAGTTLPTDPAFTAKLLDFDGVYENSMDAVSDRDFCVEYAFCLSLVAVHLSRLCEEWIIWCNDEVKFIEISDAYCTGSSIMPQKKNPDVLELIRGKCGRAFGHLTSLLTLLKGLPLSYNRDMQEDKMAIFDASDTVQTSLSVLTELVANTNFHGERMMLACEKGFIDATALAEYLVKKGVPFRMAHEIVGKIVRECIRVQCRLMDLRLESFKAFSSVIEKDVYKVLGVENCIKNYKSHGSTAPGFVKKRIAYWEKKLSKG, from the coding sequence ATGAAACAAAAAAAGCCCTGGGGAGGTAGATTTACGAAGCAGACGGCGTCATCGGTGGAGTCGTTTACTGAATCAGTTTCCTTCGATTGGCGGCTTTATCAATATGATATCGAGGGAAGTATTGCCCATGCAACCATGCTCGCTAAGTGTAAGCTTATTACTGAGAAAGAAAAGGATGCAATCGTTAAGGGATTGAAGGAAATTCTCGCTGAAATAGAAGCCGAAAAGTTTGAGTTCAAAAAGTCTCTTGAAGATGTTCACATGAACATTGAATCGGCGCTGATTGAACGGATTGGCGAGGCCGGCAAAAAGCTCCATACCGCCCGAAGCCGAAATGACCAGGTTGCTCTCGACCTGCGGCTCTGGACGCGCAATCAGACGCGCGAAACGATAGGTCTCTTGGCGGCATTACAAAAAGAATTCGTGAGAAAGGGGAAAGCGGTTTTTGGATTGATTATGCCTGGCTTTACTCACCTTCAACACGCCCAACCGGTGCTGGTATCACACTACTTGTTGGCATATGTGGAGATGCTGGAACGTGACAAGACGCGACTTCAGGATTGTCTTGCCCGGCTTAATAAATCGCCTCTGGGCGCATGTGCCCTTGCAGGTACTACACTTCCAACCGATCCCGCATTTACGGCAAAACTGCTCGATTTTGATGGGGTTTATGAAAACAGCATGGACGCCGTGAGCGATAGGGATTTTTGTGTTGAGTATGCGTTTTGTCTCTCCTTGGTTGCCGTGCATCTATCCCGCCTTTGTGAGGAATGGATTATCTGGTGCAACGATGAGGTGAAGTTTATTGAGATCAGTGATGCCTATTGTACGGGTTCCAGCATTATGCCCCAAAAAAAGAATCCCGATGTGCTTGAGCTGATTCGGGGTAAATGTGGTCGTGCGTTTGGACATTTGACGTCTTTGCTCACACTGCTCAAGGGATTGCCGTTGAGTTACAATCGTGATATGCAGGAGGACAAGATGGCGATATTTGATGCATCGGATACTGTTCAGACTTCATTATCCGTTCTGACCGAGCTTGTGGCAAATACCAACTTTCATGGTGAACGGATGATGCTGGCATGTGAAAAGGGATTTATTGATGCCACTGCGTTAGCAGAGTACCTGGTCAAAAAGGGTGTACCCTTCCGTATGGCCCACGAGATTGTCGGGAAGATCGTGAGGGAGTGCATTCGGGTGCAATGCAGGTTGATGGACTTGCGGTTGGAGAGTTTTAAGGCATTTTCTTCCGTTATAGAAAAGGATGTTTATAAAGTGCTGGGAGTAGAAAATTGTATCAAGAATTATAAAAGTCACGGT
- a CDS encoding WD40/YVTN/BNR-like repeat-containing protein encodes MQPLELDMCDSVILHYDGKTWSPVYHKFNTWLDDIYGFDDNNIFAVGAQGAILHYNGKSWTSQESRTPYRLNKIWGNSPNNIYISGDYGTILRYNGTAWKKQDVGISEWLSDVWGSNEKYLFVVGTLGKILHHNEEKWSEHNSGTTNWLYGIHGNGKDNVWAVGDYGITLHYNGKKWTKPIHNSNNRLTSVWTADSKNVFIAGADGFIIHYNKRNWTRQASGSDNWLRRIWGIDHNTIFAVGDNGTILFYDGTKWNKQDSGTNYFLLGIWGNRKDNVYVVGSSKKGLYDRLSEDASSGLKSK; translated from the coding sequence ATGCAGCCCTTGGAATTGGACATGTGTGATAGTGTCATATTACATTACGACGGGAAGACATGGAGCCCTGTCTATCACAAATTCAATACGTGGCTTGATGACATTTATGGATTTGATGACAACAACATCTTTGCAGTTGGCGCGCAAGGGGCCATACTCCATTATAATGGAAAATCATGGACGAGCCAGGAAAGCCGTACTCCTTACCGGTTGAACAAAATTTGGGGTAATAGCCCAAACAATATCTACATTTCAGGAGATTATGGCACTATTCTCCGTTACAACGGCACGGCATGGAAAAAACAAGACGTTGGTATAAGTGAATGGCTAAGTGACGTGTGGGGTTCTAACGAAAAATACCTGTTTGTTGTGGGCACTTTGGGAAAGATATTGCATCATAATGAGGAGAAATGGAGTGAACACAATAGCGGGACTACCAATTGGCTTTATGGAATCCATGGCAACGGCAAGGACAATGTCTGGGCAGTGGGAGACTATGGTATTACGCTTCATTATAATGGGAAGAAATGGACAAAACCCATTCATAACAGCAATAACAGGCTGACGAGTGTCTGGACAGCAGATTCAAAAAACGTATTCATTGCAGGCGCGGACGGTTTTATCATTCATTATAACAAAAGGAATTGGACACGGCAGGCAAGCGGTTCGGATAACTGGCTGAGGAGGATATGGGGCATTGATCATAATACCATTTTCGCTGTAGGAGACAACGGTACCATACTTTTTTATGATGGCACAAAATGGAACAAACAGGACAGCGGCACCAACTATTTCCTGCTGGGTATTTGGGGAAATAGAAAGGATAATGTCTATGTTGTCGGATCCAGCAAAAAAGGTCTTTATGACCGTCTTTCAGAAGATGCATCATCCGGATTAAAATCGAAATAA
- a CDS encoding LpxI family protein → MEKLGLIAGNGRFPILFAKGARDNNVPIIAVGIEGETSPEIEQYVEKLYWVGVAQIGKLIKVFKQEHISKAVMAGGLKKTNMFSSWRNLRFLPDLRTINLWYKHVKKRDDHSLLGAVANELLKDGIELQNSTLYVPQLLAQKGTLTKRQPTEKELEDVHFGWHIAKEIARLGIGQCIVIKEKVILAVEALEGTDEAIRRGGNLGKENIVVIKVSKHDFDPRFDIPTVGLETVTTLKESSASVLALEAEKTLILDVEETIQAADRAQIAIVGL, encoded by the coding sequence ATGGAAAAACTCGGATTAATAGCAGGAAACGGCCGGTTCCCCATATTATTTGCCAAAGGGGCACGGGATAATAATGTCCCCATTATCGCTGTGGGGATTGAAGGGGAGACTTCTCCGGAAATTGAACAATACGTAGAAAAACTTTACTGGGTTGGCGTCGCCCAGATTGGCAAACTCATCAAGGTATTTAAACAGGAGCATATATCCAAGGCCGTCATGGCTGGCGGACTCAAGAAAACCAACATGTTCTCTTCCTGGAGGAATCTTCGTTTCCTGCCTGATTTAAGAACAATTAACCTCTGGTATAAACATGTAAAAAAAAGGGACGATCACTCATTGCTTGGCGCTGTCGCCAATGAATTATTGAAAGACGGTATTGAATTGCAAAATTCCACCCTCTATGTACCGCAACTGCTTGCCCAAAAGGGCACATTGACGAAAAGACAACCCACAGAAAAGGAACTGGAAGACGTTCACTTTGGATGGCACATTGCGAAAGAAATCGCAAGGCTTGGCATTGGGCAATGCATCGTGATAAAAGAAAAGGTTATTTTAGCAGTTGAAGCCCTGGAAGGCACTGATGAAGCTATCCGTCGGGGTGGAAATCTTGGGAAAGAGAATATTGTTGTCATTAAGGTCAGTAAACATGATTTTGACCCGCGATTTGATATTCCTACCGTAGGACTGGAAACTGTTACAACATTAAAAGAATCCTCTGCATCCGTCCTCGCCCTTGAAGCTGAAAAAACGCTCATTCTGGATGTCGAAGAGACCATCCAGGCTGCCGATCGTGCACAGATTGCCATTGTTGGATTGTAA
- a CDS encoding alpha/beta hydrolase produces the protein MRKHIFVSVLFSISIITGCTGNKMQTRNIYENTKIQTYLAYSDLARISHLSLKNDGYLIGIEKRERESLGGIPQRHYPDRFSLIPELDENSENSQIKEAIQKRNKNFVKYTKYCTAMLITHIARYFEEPDNSPFNTHRKPYFLYNAYDVYKNDNLNYEDGYEALERLKERLVSDLTEKVQAWRKEPEKQERPYSHIIVFPMGWNNNQQESIYRYNTILDNIKEVARKEQNDCFKPLVIGFTWPSVWFGIENSWLKKNTSFLFSYFTK, from the coding sequence ATGAGAAAACATATTTTTGTCAGCGTGCTATTTTCAATATCAATTATTACCGGATGCACGGGCAATAAAATGCAAACAAGAAACATTTACGAAAACACCAAAATACAAACGTATCTGGCTTATAGTGACCTTGCCCGGATATCACATCTCTCATTAAAAAACGATGGTTATCTTATTGGTATTGAAAAAAGGGAAAGAGAATCATTGGGAGGAATTCCACAGCGGCATTATCCGGACCGATTTTCACTCATTCCTGAATTAGATGAAAATAGTGAAAACAGTCAAATTAAGGAGGCGATACAGAAAAGAAATAAAAATTTTGTGAAATATACAAAGTACTGCACGGCAATGTTAATAACTCATATTGCGCGTTATTTTGAAGAACCGGATAACAGTCCTTTTAATACACACAGAAAGCCATACTTTCTTTATAATGCCTATGACGTTTATAAGAATGATAACTTAAATTACGAGGATGGATATGAGGCGCTTGAACGCTTAAAAGAAAGGCTGGTAAGTGATTTAACGGAAAAAGTGCAGGCATGGCGTAAAGAGCCGGAAAAGCAGGAAAGGCCATATTCTCACATTATTGTTTTTCCTATGGGTTGGAATAACAATCAGCAGGAATCAATATATCGCTATAATACCATACTTGATAATATTAAAGAGGTTGCCAGGAAAGAGCAAAACGATTGCTTTAAACCTCTTGTAATTGGTTTTACATGGCCTTCCGTATGGTTCGGAATAGAAAATAGTTGGCTGAAAAAAAACACCTCATTTCTTTTCAGTTATTTTACCAAATAA
- a CDS encoding YkgJ family cysteine cluster protein, translated as MEWKNNTFTKNIVFMDKEKLFTVYHEIYATNFGFMSCIEKCDGRCEQKPLSVLLPYENEFIFTRSGKHICNETLKLPKGALEIIGNTCNFTDGVQCFIHTHRPIACRLYPFYPNLTDNDELELLIDDYCPLTESLIRDSAYVSNIISALNKLIPLIDKDYWKMLNQIPSHLWDDTCKVRRVCVLAKDLQ; from the coding sequence ATGGAATGGAAAAATAATACTTTTACAAAAAATATAGTATTTATGGATAAAGAAAAGCTATTTACGGTGTATCATGAAATTTATGCAACAAATTTTGGTTTCATGTCATGCATAGAAAAATGTGATGGCAGGTGCGAACAGAAGCCGTTGTCCGTGCTCTTGCCGTATGAGAATGAATTTATCTTTACACGGAGCGGCAAACATATATGCAATGAAACGCTCAAGTTACCGAAAGGCGCCCTCGAAATTATTGGCAATACCTGCAACTTTACCGATGGCGTACAATGCTTTATCCACACGCATCGTCCCATTGCCTGCCGCTTGTATCCCTTCTATCCAAATTTAACAGATAATGATGAATTAGAACTGCTCATCGATGACTACTGTCCGCTTACAGAATCATTGATCAGGGACTCTGCCTATGTATCTAATATCATATCGGCATTAAACAAGCTTATACCTTTAATCGATAAGGATTACTGGAAGATGCTGAACCAAATACCGTCACACCTCTGGGATGATACCTGTAAGGTAAGGCGTGTGTGCGTATTGGCTAAAGACTTGCAATGA
- a CDS encoding CPBP family intramembrane glutamic endopeptidase, whose translation MKQHKKLFLLFLLTLCLSGFIAPVIKVILDTLTSSSSFMADLLNYKHGSYDFGRVMRRIMMAMAILLIFLMRKQLMIGSFVALGIKPVQGWWEQLQMGFFLSTGMFILYIIFLWICGTQIFQPDAKSPTEMIFQLLKILLIAGLVGCIEEILFRGFIFQSLLADLQTVSAICISSLFYSLLHFFKVKLLVTPGFQPFIGFIVIYQSFKDIAVNFPAILPLIIGLFLVGVVLSYAYFRTKSLYLAIGIHAGWIFLIKANKLFFDHVGMNLKWLFGDSKMITGALGWSFLMFTLILIRFVTKARVACNGKDTARTF comes from the coding sequence ATGAAGCAGCATAAAAAATTATTTCTCCTGTTCTTGCTGACATTATGCCTCAGCGGCTTCATTGCACCCGTAATAAAGGTTATCCTTGATACATTGACATCATCAAGTTCTTTCATGGCAGATTTGCTGAACTATAAGCATGGAAGTTATGATTTTGGCAGGGTCATGCGCCGTATCATGATGGCGATGGCCATTCTCCTTATTTTCCTCATGAGAAAACAACTGATGATCGGCTCCTTTGTCGCTCTTGGAATAAAACCTGTCCAGGGTTGGTGGGAACAATTACAGATGGGATTTTTCCTGAGTACGGGGATGTTCATTTTATATATTATCTTCTTGTGGATATGTGGTACTCAAATATTTCAACCCGATGCAAAATCCCCCACGGAAATGATCTTTCAACTCCTGAAAATATTATTGATCGCGGGTCTTGTGGGATGTATCGAAGAAATATTATTCCGGGGATTTATCTTTCAAAGTCTGTTGGCGGACTTACAGACCGTATCCGCTATTTGTATCAGCAGTCTATTTTATTCCTTATTACACTTCTTTAAGGTAAAATTATTGGTAACGCCCGGTTTTCAACCTTTTATTGGCTTTATCGTCATCTATCAATCCTTTAAGGATATTGCCGTAAATTTTCCTGCTATTTTACCTTTAATAATCGGCCTTTTTCTTGTTGGCGTGGTACTCTCTTATGCATATTTTCGAACAAAGTCCCTGTATCTCGCTATTGGAATCCATGCTGGGTGGATATTTCTCATTAAGGCGAATAAATTATTCTTTGATCATGTTGGAATGAATCTAAAGTGGTTGTTTGGCGATAGCAAAATGATTACTGGCGCACTTGGATGGAGTTTCTTAATGTTTACGTTAATTCTCATACGATTTGTAACAAAAGCAAGAGTAGCGTGCAATGGAAAAGACACTGCAAGAACTTTCTGA
- a CDS encoding tetratricopeptide repeat protein, with translation MNMKNPCRADVCYSLKSVCNGLTFSLCIFLITCYGCGKKEDAVEKPVEFKEIISTPVEEQQLPPVVREETPAVEVERSPLVVQTPQIVQTPPVTLPVVKPVTAQDLYSEGLELFNQGRLEEAVESFNKATEMDATMVDAYKKKALACNKLGMTNEAITSFKKVIELNPNDSEAYLHLGSFYVKRRMAGDAIVALERYVALNPNNAGVYYNLGCLYGEKKLFDKAAVCYRQALKINPSYDDAYYNLGVIYNDKEMFDEAIEVFKKIVTINPKNHEARYNLAFAYNKKGLYNDAVVTCEKLLELDPGNANAHLLLGDTYNKLGKLKEAQDEYDMYKKLLFIK, from the coding sequence ATGAATATGAAAAATCCATGCAGGGCAGATGTCTGTTATTCTTTAAAATCGGTTTGCAATGGTTTAACTTTTTCTCTGTGTATTTTTTTAATCACCTGTTACGGATGCGGTAAGAAAGAGGATGCGGTTGAAAAACCTGTGGAATTTAAAGAGATTATTTCAACGCCCGTTGAAGAGCAGCAGTTGCCACCTGTAGTCAGGGAAGAAACTCCCGCCGTTGAGGTTGAGCGATCTCCGCTGGTTGTACAAACTCCTCAAATTGTCCAAACTCCGCCTGTTACGTTGCCTGTTGTTAAGCCGGTTACGGCTCAGGACCTTTATAGCGAAGGTTTAGAACTCTTTAATCAGGGTCGGTTAGAAGAGGCCGTTGAGTCCTTTAACAAGGCAACAGAGATGGATGCCACGATGGTCGATGCATATAAAAAGAAAGCTTTGGCTTGTAACAAACTTGGTATGACGAATGAGGCAATAACTTCCTTTAAAAAAGTGATTGAATTAAATCCCAATGATTCTGAAGCGTATCTCCACCTGGGAAGTTTTTATGTTAAGAGGCGGATGGCTGGTGATGCTATCGTCGCGCTTGAAAGATATGTAGCATTGAATCCCAATAATGCCGGGGTTTATTATAATCTGGGTTGTCTTTATGGTGAAAAGAAACTTTTTGATAAGGCGGCAGTATGTTACCGGCAGGCCCTGAAAATCAATCCCAGCTATGACGATGCTTATTATAATCTCGGGGTTATTTACAATGATAAAGAGATGTTTGATGAGGCCATTGAGGTTTTCAAGAAGATTGTAACCATAAATCCTAAAAATCATGAAGCACGATATAATCTCGCGTTTGCTTACAATAAAAAGGGATTATATAACGATGCAGTTGTCACGTGCGAGAAATTGCTGGAACTGGACCCCGGGAATGCCAATGCACATCTTCTGCTGGGTGATACTTATAATAAGCTGGGCAAATTGAAAGAAGCTCAGGATGAATATGACATGTACAAGAAGTTACTCTTTATTAAATAA
- the lpxD gene encoding UDP-3-O-(3-hydroxymyristoyl)glucosamine N-acyltransferase, which translates to MEKTLQELSEYVGGTVIGDPSIKIRGVMGIDDAQEGYITFISNDKYIKKIDQTKASAIIVSPKLKDTNPSLSQKRERSLLVCNNPYLAFAKLVELLMYKKPTYTKGIDDSARIDKTAVIGQDVSIRSYVTVGQNTHIGNRVVLYPCVYIGDNCIIGDDTIIYPNAVIYDDTVIGKRVTIHGNTVIGSSGFGYAPDGQSYYKIPQVGTTVIEDDVDIGANTTINRAVLGETIIRKGTKIDSQVVISHNVEVGENSLIVSQVGIAGSARIGKHVTLAGGAGIVGHIQIGDNVTVGGYSGVINDIPSNETYLGAPALPIKRMRRCYVIIEKLPEMREYMKTLEKRIKQLEERNNLPQNTQNTQRRQ; encoded by the coding sequence ATGGAAAAGACACTGCAAGAACTTTCTGAGTACGTCGGTGGCACAGTCATTGGGGACCCTTCCATAAAGATACGCGGTGTCATGGGCATCGATGACGCACAGGAAGGATATATTACGTTTATATCCAATGATAAATATATAAAAAAAATCGATCAGACGAAGGCCTCTGCCATCATCGTTTCGCCCAAATTGAAAGACACAAACCCGTCCCTTTCTCAGAAAAGGGAAAGAAGTCTTTTAGTATGCAACAATCCCTATCTTGCCTTTGCCAAGCTGGTAGAACTCCTGATGTACAAAAAGCCCACTTACACAAAGGGTATCGATGATTCTGCCAGAATTGACAAAACAGCTGTGATTGGACAAGACGTTTCTATCCGTTCCTACGTCACCGTCGGTCAAAACACCCATATTGGCAACCGTGTAGTGTTATACCCGTGTGTCTATATAGGAGATAATTGCATAATTGGTGATGACACCATTATTTATCCAAATGCCGTGATTTATGACGATACCGTAATTGGCAAACGAGTAACCATTCACGGCAACACGGTTATTGGAAGCAGCGGCTTTGGATACGCGCCGGATGGCCAGAGCTATTACAAGATTCCGCAGGTCGGCACTACCGTAATCGAAGACGATGTGGATATTGGAGCAAACACAACAATTAACCGCGCCGTGCTGGGAGAAACGATCATCCGGAAGGGCACAAAGATCGATAGCCAGGTAGTTATTTCCCATAATGTGGAGGTAGGTGAAAATTCCCTGATTGTATCCCAGGTGGGCATTGCGGGTTCGGCCAGGATCGGAAAACACGTAACCCTTGCAGGCGGCGCTGGGATTGTTGGACACATCCAAATAGGGGATAACGTCACCGTTGGCGGGTATTCTGGGGTTATCAATGATATTCCAAGTAATGAAACGTATCTTGGCGCTCCGGCGCTCCCTATCAAACGGATGCGCCGATGTTATGTGATCATTGAAAAACTACCCGAAATGAGAGAATATATGAAGACCCTGGAAAAGAGGATAAAACAGTTGGAAGAACGTAATAATTTACCACAGAATACGCAAAACACACAGAGAAGACAGTAA
- a CDS encoding amidohydrolase family protein has protein sequence MLMIRSKYLILNPERCIENGAVAVNGTKIYRTGTFDEIKALAGIDKIIDLGNAVIIPGFINIHTHLDLTSLHNHIKPTNNFTHWVFQLIGARIRWKEGDYTSSIEKGIKLCIEAGTTTVADIANTEYSFSVLKKSPLRKVVYKEVIDLNPDHAKDVLAKIQSELLTHEYGTDILFRAGLSPHAPYSVSKELYEAVARFARQTGMFLCTHIAETQDEIEFLAKGTGNFPAFLRQLRAMPANWQPPGLTPIEYLKGTGILDNHPILIHCNYITEEEISLMKFFRASVAFCPRSHRFFGHTNHPVRKLLEAGITVGLGTDSLASNDTLSILDEMKFLSLHYAISPQTLLSMATINGAKALGLESHVGQIREGFEADLCGIRLPDGSQKDVYSQLFDAASKNIFTLISGSICYQASSI, from the coding sequence ATGCTCATGATAAGGTCGAAGTATCTCATTCTCAATCCGGAAAGATGTATTGAGAACGGGGCGGTGGCCGTTAACGGTACAAAGATATACCGCACTGGCACCTTTGACGAAATCAAGGCGCTTGCCGGGATTGATAAGATTATTGATTTGGGAAATGCCGTAATCATTCCGGGATTTATCAACATTCATACCCACCTTGATTTAACCAGCCTGCATAATCACATTAAACCAACGAATAATTTTACCCACTGGGTCTTTCAATTAATAGGGGCAAGGATACGATGGAAAGAAGGGGACTATACCTCGTCGATAGAAAAAGGGATTAAGCTTTGCATTGAGGCAGGTACTACCACGGTTGCAGACATTGCCAATACTGAGTATTCTTTTTCTGTATTAAAAAAGAGTCCTTTACGTAAGGTTGTTTATAAAGAAGTCATTGACCTGAATCCCGACCATGCAAAGGATGTTCTTGCAAAAATTCAATCTGAATTGTTAACGCATGAATATGGAACAGATATTTTGTTTCGTGCAGGGCTCTCCCCCCATGCGCCGTATTCCGTTTCGAAGGAGTTATACGAGGCAGTGGCTCGATTTGCCAGACAGACGGGTATGTTTCTTTGTACACACATTGCAGAGACACAGGACGAGATTGAATTTCTGGCAAAGGGCACGGGGAATTTTCCCGCCTTTTTACGGCAGTTGCGTGCTATGCCAGCGAACTGGCAACCACCGGGACTTACTCCCATAGAATATCTGAAGGGAACAGGGATTTTAGATAATCATCCGATCCTTATCCATTGCAATTATATTACCGAAGAAGAAATCTCCCTGATGAAATTTTTCAGGGCAAGTGTTGCGTTTTGTCCCAGGAGCCACCGTTTTTTTGGACACACAAACCATCCCGTACGGAAGCTGTTGGAAGCAGGGATCACTGTCGGACTGGGCACCGACAGTCTGGCAAGCAACGACACCTTAAGCATCCTGGACGAGATGAAATTCTTATCTCTTCACTATGCTATTTCACCACAAACCTTACTCTCTATGGCTACGATAAATGGGGCAAAGGCGCTTGGCCTTGAATCACACGTGGGACAAATCAGGGAGGGTTTTGAGGCAGACCTCTGTGGAATCAGATTGCCGGATGGTAGTCAAAAGGATGTTTACAGCCAACTTTTCGATGCCGCCTCAAAAAATATATTTACCCTCATTTCCGGCAGTATTTGCTATCAGGCATCTTCCATCTAA
- a CDS encoding FAD-dependent oxidoreductase, with product MVNNVKHLIIIGGVAAGMKAAAKARRESPAMKITVITDEQYISYAGCGMPYFIGDIIRDSKKLILREPIYFKNMHNITVLTRHLATAIDTMSKQVRARDIEKGQELVFDYDKLIIATGAQPIVPPLPGISLNNIFTLRTIDDTLKIRAFVDGGQVKNAVIVGGGLIGMEMVENLVLRGIKVTVVELLDQILPPLDKDMASIVQKYLMGKGIEIITSDGVKSFEGNDNTVIKVITDKRQLPADMVILSIGIKPNIKLAQESGIEIGTARAIKVNERMETNIPGVYAVGDCAENIHLVTGKPAWIALGSTAAKMGRVAAINATGGSDTFRGVLGTLIVKIFELNVGKVGLSEREAVKEGFLVESAIVPAGDKAHYYPETRDIIIKLIADKTTKKLLGAEIVGEGVVDKRIDIIATALTFGATVDQISKLDLAYAPPYAMSMDAIIVAANVLGNKLSGKTEGILPHQVAERLDRNEDFVLLDVRTDLEYKSGHIKGSKHIPLDKLASRAHELDISGEIITYCRAGLRAAQAYRILKNAGFSNVKYMDGSILAWTYGMEK from the coding sequence ATGGTAAACAATGTCAAACATCTGATAATCATTGGCGGTGTCGCGGCCGGGATGAAGGCGGCGGCCAAGGCACGGCGTGAGTCGCCTGCGATGAAAATTACTGTCATAACAGACGAACAATACATCTCCTACGCGGGTTGTGGCATGCCCTATTTTATCGGGGATATCATCAGGGATTCAAAAAAACTCATCCTTCGGGAACCGATCTATTTTAAGAACATGCATAACATTACCGTCCTTACCAGGCATCTGGCAACGGCCATTGACACCATGTCCAAACAGGTAAGGGCCAGGGACATTGAAAAGGGCCAAGAACTTGTCTTCGATTATGACAAGCTCATCATTGCCACAGGGGCACAACCCATTGTTCCTCCCCTCCCAGGCATTTCTCTGAATAACATCTTTACGTTAAGAACGATTGATGACACATTAAAGATACGGGCTTTTGTGGATGGCGGGCAGGTAAAAAACGCTGTAATCGTGGGTGGCGGACTTATTGGTATGGAAATGGTGGAAAATCTGGTTCTGCGAGGTATTAAGGTGACCGTTGTTGAACTCCTGGATCAAATCTTGCCCCCGCTGGACAAGGATATGGCATCAATTGTTCAGAAGTACTTAATGGGAAAAGGCATCGAGATCATCACATCGGATGGTGTAAAGTCCTTCGAGGGAAATGACAATACGGTAATAAAAGTTATTACTGACAAACGGCAGTTGCCTGCAGACATGGTTATTCTCTCCATCGGCATAAAACCCAATATCAAACTGGCTCAGGAGTCTGGTATAGAGATTGGCACAGCACGGGCCATAAAGGTAAATGAGCGTATGGAGACAAACATCCCTGGGGTATATGCTGTTGGGGATTGCGCAGAAAATATCCATTTAGTAACTGGCAAACCAGCGTGGATTGCGTTAGGTTCAACAGCAGCCAAAATGGGACGTGTTGCCGCTATCAATGCAACAGGTGGCTCTGATACCTTTAGGGGTGTCCTGGGGACCTTGATTGTAAAGATTTTTGAATTGAATGTCGGAAAGGTAGGTCTCTCCGAGCGGGAGGCCGTAAAGGAAGGGTTTCTGGTCGAATCTGCTATTGTCCCGGCAGGAGATAAGGCCCATTACTACCCTGAGACAAGGGACATTATTATCAAACTCATTGCCGATAAGACTACAAAAAAACTCCTGGGAGCAGAAATCGTTGGGGAAGGTGTGGTCGATAAACGCATTGATATTATCGCAACAGCTCTTACTTTTGGCGCAACGGTTGACCAAATCTCCAAGCTCGACCTGGCCTATGCCCCTCCTTACGCCATGTCCATGGATGCTATTATTGTGGCTGCCAATGTTTTGGGCAATAAATTATCTGGAAAGACGGAGGGCATCCTTCCCCATCAGGTTGCAGAAAGGCTGGATCGAAACGAGGATTTTGTATTGCTTGATGTAAGGACAGACTTAGAGTATAAGAGCGGCCATATCAAGGGATCTAAACACATTCCCCTGGATAAACTTGCATCACGGGCTCATGAACTCGACATCTCCGGGGAAATTATCACTTACTGCCGTGCAGGCCTGCGAGCTGCACAGGCCTATCGCATCTTAAAAAATGCAGGATTTAGCAATGTGAAGTACATGGATGGCAGCATTCTGGCATGGACGTATGGAATGGAAAAATAA